One window from the genome of Rariglobus hedericola encodes:
- the folB gene encoding dihydroneopterin aldolase, translating into MTGRITLSNMVFYGYHGDLPEENKLGQRWIVDLVLTLDIAAAATSDDLHQTVDYTKVYAICRETVEKDRFKLIEALASHVIDRVLAACPILDKVDITIKKPSVPIAGILDHVAVETSKSRADRLPRTGR; encoded by the coding sequence ATGACCGGCCGCATCACCCTCTCCAACATGGTATTCTACGGATACCACGGCGACCTCCCCGAGGAGAACAAACTCGGCCAGCGCTGGATCGTCGATCTCGTGCTTACTCTCGACATCGCCGCCGCCGCCACATCCGACGATCTGCACCAGACCGTCGACTATACCAAGGTCTACGCCATCTGCCGCGAGACCGTGGAGAAAGACCGCTTCAAACTCATCGAAGCGCTCGCCAGTCACGTGATCGACCGCGTCCTCGCCGCTTGCCCCATCCTGGACAAGGTCGATATCACCATCAAAAAACCCTCCGTTCCCATCGCCGGCATCCTCGACCATGTCGCCGTCGAAACCAGCAAATCGCGTGCAGACCGCCTACCTCGGACTGGGCGGTAA
- the folP gene encoding dihydropteroate synthase, with protein MTTNSREFHCRDRRLILDGTPHIVGILNVTDDSFFDGGKHNSLPAAVSHARLLVAEGATMIDIGGQSTRPGYTEISPDEEIRRVIPVIRELVRHVAAPLSIDTYHAAVADAALAAGAHLVNDVHGLQRDPAMAAVIARHGASAILMHNDAAFRESAGDVIIGIKEFLTRTLALSTDAGIDPTRIILDPGIGFAKTQPQNLAILSRIAELNSLGHPLLLGVSRKSVISHVLDLPPDERLEGTLALTSLAVSQGVQFHRVHDVRANHRVALMAAAVRDAR; from the coding sequence ATGACGACCAACTCCCGTGAATTTCACTGTCGTGACCGCCGCCTTATCCTCGATGGCACGCCTCACATCGTCGGTATTCTCAACGTCACCGACGACTCCTTCTTCGACGGCGGTAAACACAACAGCCTCCCCGCCGCCGTTTCGCACGCGCGGCTGCTCGTCGCGGAGGGCGCGACGATGATCGACATCGGCGGTCAATCCACGCGCCCCGGTTACACCGAGATCAGCCCGGACGAAGAAATCCGCCGCGTCATTCCCGTGATTCGCGAACTCGTTCGCCACGTCGCCGCACCTCTTTCGATCGACACTTACCACGCCGCTGTAGCCGATGCCGCGCTCGCGGCCGGTGCCCACCTCGTCAACGACGTGCATGGCCTCCAACGCGACCCCGCCATGGCCGCCGTCATCGCCCGTCACGGCGCCTCCGCGATCCTCATGCACAACGACGCCGCCTTCCGCGAATCGGCCGGCGACGTCATCATCGGCATCAAAGAATTCCTCACCCGAACGCTCGCCCTCTCGACAGACGCCGGCATCGACCCCACCCGCATCATTCTCGATCCCGGCATCGGCTTCGCCAAAACCCAGCCGCAAAACCTCGCCATCCTTTCACGTATCGCGGAGCTGAACTCGCTCGGGCATCCGCTCCTTCTCGGCGTTTCCCGCAAATCCGTGATCAGCCACGTTCTCGATCTTCCTCCCGACGAACGTCTCGAAGGCACCCTCGCCCTCACCTCGCTTGCAGTTTCCCAAGGCGTTCAATTCCACCGCGTCCACGACGTGCGCGCCAATCACCGCGTCGCCCTCATGGCCGCCGCCGTCAGGGATGCCCGTTGA
- a CDS encoding ABC transporter permease: MKRRILTFTLPVLTGLLLIAIWYVVRLWILSDDQLFLLPSPGAVARAFSEKWPQLWSATLNTAIGASLGFASAVLVSAGLALVLSLSPLVRAGLYPWLMALQLTPIIVFAPILILWVGAGLKSVVIITFLISFFPLVVNATQGLVSTDRNLIDLFRMGRASGLQQMFLLRIPAALPYFFTGLRIAAALAPIGAISGDMFAGTSGGGQGGLGFLAIIYSSQLQIPALFATAIISCLLGFVFAGAVIWLSWAALHRWHDSYQTKDS, encoded by the coding sequence ATGAAGCGCCGCATCCTCACTTTCACGCTGCCCGTTCTGACCGGCCTCTTGTTGATCGCCATCTGGTATGTCGTGCGTTTGTGGATACTTTCCGACGATCAGCTCTTCCTGCTGCCTTCGCCCGGTGCCGTCGCCCGCGCCTTCTCCGAAAAATGGCCGCAGCTCTGGTCCGCCACGTTAAATACCGCCATCGGGGCCTCTCTCGGGTTTGCATCGGCTGTCCTTGTCAGTGCCGGTCTCGCGCTTGTGCTGTCACTATCTCCGCTCGTTCGCGCCGGGCTTTATCCGTGGCTCATGGCGCTTCAGCTCACGCCCATCATCGTCTTCGCGCCCATCCTGATTTTGTGGGTCGGCGCGGGATTAAAGAGCGTCGTGATCATCACGTTCCTCATCAGCTTTTTCCCGCTGGTCGTTAACGCCACCCAAGGTCTCGTCTCCACCGACCGCAACCTGATCGATCTTTTCCGCATGGGTCGCGCCTCCGGTCTCCAGCAAATGTTTCTCCTGCGCATCCCCGCCGCGCTGCCTTACTTTTTCACGGGCTTGCGCATCGCCGCCGCGCTTGCGCCGATCGGAGCGATTTCCGGCGACATGTTCGCTGGCACTTCCGGCGGCGGTCAGGGCGGACTCGGTTTCCTCGCAATCATCTACAGTTCCCAGCTCCAAATCCCTGCGCTCTTCGCCACCGCCATCATCAGCTGCCTGCTCGGTTTCGTGTTCGCCGGTGCTGTCATTTGGCTCAGCTGGGCCGCCCTTCACCGCTGGCACGACTCTTATCAAACCAAGGACTCCTGA
- a CDS encoding ABC transporter ATP-binding protein, producing MSLTADTFVDLQSVTKRFGDNSRPPVLSGITTQIARGEFISLIGPSGCGKSTLLRLIAGLTTPTAGRVLIENQPAATSGTERAFIFQDATLLPWLTVQHNAELLLKIRGVPADRRRELATQLLSLARIGHLADRYPRQLSGGEKMRVSLARALTLEPSLLLLDEPFGALDELTREHLNEELLSLHERQRWTALFVTHSVTEAVFLSTRILVLSTGRIAHDLPVDLPFPRNAATREHPAFHQRVADVSRLLRQVSA from the coding sequence ATGAGCCTCACCGCCGACACCTTCGTCGATCTCCAATCCGTCACCAAGCGTTTCGGTGACAACTCGCGCCCACCCGTTCTCTCCGGTATCACCACCCAAATTGCCCGCGGAGAGTTCATCAGTCTCATCGGCCCCAGCGGTTGCGGAAAATCCACTTTGCTCCGCCTCATCGCCGGTCTCACCACCCCGACCGCGGGCCGCGTGCTCATCGAAAACCAACCGGCCGCCACCTCCGGCACCGAACGCGCTTTCATTTTTCAAGACGCCACGCTGCTTCCTTGGCTCACCGTTCAACACAACGCCGAATTGCTCCTCAAAATCCGTGGTGTCCCAGCCGACCGTCGCCGCGAACTCGCCACGCAGCTCCTCTCGCTCGCCCGCATCGGCCACCTCGCCGATCGCTACCCGCGCCAGCTTTCCGGCGGCGAAAAAATGCGCGTGTCCCTCGCCCGCGCCCTCACCCTCGAGCCTTCACTGCTGCTCCTCGACGAACCGTTCGGCGCCCTCGACGAGCTCACTCGAGAACATCTCAACGAGGAACTGCTCTCCCTCCACGAACGCCAGCGGTGGACCGCGCTGTTTGTCACGCACTCCGTGACCGAAGCCGTGTTTCTCTCCACTCGCATCCTCGTGTTGTCCACCGGTCGTATCGCCCACGATCTACCTGTCGATCTGCCATTCCCGCGCAATGCCGCCACCCGCGAGCACCCTGCGTTTCACCAACGCGTCGCCGACGTGTCCCGTTTGCTCCGCCAAGTCTCCGCATGA
- a CDS encoding tetratricopeptide repeat protein, whose translation MSRLRLAFLLALIFPSFAAFAADSPALTSAIALFDAKRVPEARDLFAAIVAKQPKNVSALWYLGRCDLKLQHREAAATTLAKAAELAPDNALIVADYGTASLLRATELGTTFGAIGFARRGRNALEQAVKLSPDTIAYREGLVQFYTRAPGFAGGSFEKAYAHIAEITKRDPIRGTVLRANVLCSEKRYDEALAACETFLRDHPDTYLALYTIGRIVSETGRDIAKGEAALRRCLEIPARPEEPDHAGARYRLGLIAEKDNRPADARREYQAALALEPSLDKATEALARLK comes from the coding sequence ATGAGCCGTCTCCGTCTCGCTTTTTTACTCGCGCTTATTTTCCCGTCTTTCGCCGCGTTCGCCGCCGATTCACCGGCGCTCACTTCGGCCATCGCCCTCTTCGACGCCAAACGCGTTCCCGAAGCCCGCGACCTGTTTGCCGCCATCGTCGCCAAGCAGCCGAAAAATGTCAGCGCCCTGTGGTATCTCGGCCGTTGCGACCTGAAGCTGCAGCACCGCGAGGCCGCCGCCACCACGCTCGCCAAGGCCGCCGAACTCGCCCCGGACAACGCCCTGATCGTCGCCGATTACGGCACGGCGAGTCTCCTCCGCGCCACCGAACTCGGCACCACGTTTGGGGCCATCGGATTCGCCCGCCGCGGACGCAACGCCCTCGAACAAGCCGTCAAACTCTCGCCGGACACCATCGCCTATCGCGAAGGTCTCGTTCAGTTTTACACTCGCGCACCCGGTTTTGCGGGCGGCAGTTTTGAAAAAGCCTACGCCCACATTGCCGAGATCACCAAGCGGGACCCGATTCGCGGCACCGTCCTCCGGGCCAACGTCCTCTGCAGTGAAAAACGTTACGACGAAGCCCTCGCCGCCTGCGAAACCTTCCTCCGAGACCACCCCGACACCTACCTCGCGCTCTACACCATTGGCCGCATCGTTTCCGAAACCGGCCGCGACATTGCCAAAGGCGAAGCCGCTCTCCGCCGCTGCCTGGAAATACCCGCACGCCCCGAAGAGCCCGACCACGCCGGCGCCCGCTATCGCCTCGGCCTCATTGCCGAAAAAGACAACCGCCCCGCCGACGCCCGCCGCGAATATCAGGCTGCCTTGGCCCTTGAACCCAGCCTGGACAAAGCCACCGAAGCCCTCGCCCGCCTGAAGTAA
- a CDS encoding ABC transporter permease, with translation MRIIATTIIALRALRRNKMRSVLTALGMIIGVGAVIAMVSIGNGAKSQVEASIASLGQNVITIFPGNFTSGGARGGWGSASSLTPEDALAIQNEITGVVAVSAEVRDRQQVLANGLNWNTTVYGESPEFPGIRDWPLSDGVMFNEAEVRSAAKIAVIGQTIADQIFPGSDPIGQTIRIRNIPFKVIGTLKSKGFNYFGTDQDDAVIIPYTSAMRRVSRRTNLNTILIQAAVQDQMPRIQQEITDLLQQRRQGRDPDFTVRNQLELAEAATATSRTMTALLGAIAGVSLIVGGIGIMNIMLVSVTERTREIGIRLAIGAHDRDIRLQFLIEAMVLSLMGGTLGIVLGIGSSQLVSHLNNWPVLVSSSSVIVAFVFSGAVGIAFGFYPAHKAAQLDPIEALRFE, from the coding sequence ATGCGCATCATTGCCACCACCATTATCGCCCTCCGCGCGCTTCGTCGTAACAAGATGCGTTCGGTCCTCACCGCGCTCGGCATGATCATCGGCGTCGGCGCCGTCATCGCCATGGTCAGTATCGGCAACGGCGCCAAATCCCAAGTCGAGGCTTCCATCGCCAGCCTCGGGCAAAACGTCATCACCATCTTCCCTGGTAATTTCACCTCAGGTGGCGCGCGCGGCGGCTGGGGCTCCGCCAGCTCCCTCACCCCCGAAGACGCCCTCGCCATCCAAAACGAAATCACCGGCGTCGTCGCCGTCAGCGCCGAGGTCCGCGATCGGCAGCAGGTTCTCGCCAACGGCCTCAACTGGAACACCACCGTCTACGGCGAATCCCCCGAGTTCCCCGGCATCCGCGACTGGCCGCTCTCCGACGGCGTCATGTTTAATGAGGCCGAGGTGCGCAGCGCCGCCAAGATAGCCGTCATCGGACAGACCATCGCCGACCAGATTTTCCCCGGCAGCGATCCAATCGGACAAACCATCCGCATCCGCAACATTCCGTTCAAAGTCATCGGCACGCTGAAATCCAAGGGCTTCAATTATTTTGGCACCGACCAGGACGACGCCGTGATCATCCCCTACACGAGCGCCATGCGCCGCGTCTCCCGCCGCACCAACCTCAACACCATCCTTATCCAGGCCGCCGTGCAGGACCAGATGCCGCGTATCCAGCAGGAAATTACCGATCTCCTCCAGCAGCGTCGCCAGGGCCGCGATCCCGATTTCACCGTGCGCAACCAGCTCGAGCTCGCCGAAGCCGCCACCGCCACCTCGCGCACCATGACCGCGTTGCTCGGTGCCATCGCCGGCGTGTCTCTCATCGTCGGCGGCATCGGCATCATGAACATCATGCTCGTCTCCGTTACCGAGCGCACCCGCGAGATCGGCATCCGTCTCGCCATCGGTGCGCACGACCGCGACATCCGCCTCCAATTCCTCATCGAAGCCATGGTCCTCAGTCTCATGGGCGGCACCCTTGGCATCGTGCTCGGCATCGGCTCATCCCAGCTTGTATCCCATCTCAACAACTGGCCCGTCCTCGTTTCATCCTCCTCGGTGATTGTCGCGTTTGTTTTCTCCGGCGCCGTCGGCATCGCCTTCGGTTTTTATCCCGCGCACAAGGCAGCCCAGCTCGACCCTATCGAAGCCCTTCGTTTCGAATGA